A portion of the Bacteroidota bacterium genome contains these proteins:
- a CDS encoding 2-phosphosulfolactate phosphatase has product MKNIDVCLSPELYHLHENENAIVVVIDIIRATSSICVAFENGVKKVFPVKTIAEALEYKKGGFLISGERDSYKLEDFDLGNSPYDFMTEKLKGKSLAMTTTNGTQAIKTVAKNNTLVLGSMLNFQFLCEWLIQKNMDVLLLCSGWKNKINIEDSAFAGKIVDYLIESKYFTSDGDSANLVRNIYKTAKNNLFEFVIENSPRLNSKRHFLEKDIKFCLTEQNLRMIPIKNDNYIVPVWET; this is encoded by the coding sequence ATGAAAAATATAGACGTTTGCCTTTCGCCGGAATTATATCATTTGCATGAAAATGAAAATGCAATAGTTGTTGTGATTGATATTATTAGAGCTACAAGCAGTATTTGTGTGGCTTTTGAAAATGGTGTTAAGAAAGTTTTTCCGGTGAAAACCATAGCTGAAGCTTTAGAATATAAAAAAGGCGGATTTCTAATTTCAGGCGAACGAGATAGCTACAAATTGGAAGATTTTGATTTGGGAAACTCGCCATACGATTTTATGACTGAAAAACTTAAAGGTAAATCCTTGGCAATGACCACCACTAATGGAACGCAAGCTATAAAAACTGTTGCTAAAAACAATACTCTTGTATTAGGCTCAATGCTAAATTTCCAATTTTTGTGTGAGTGGCTAATTCAGAAAAACATGGATGTTCTCTTGCTTTGTTCGGGTTGGAAAAACAAGATAAACATTGAGGATTCTGCATTTGCAGGAAAAATTGTTGATTATCTTATTGAAAGCAAATATTTTACTTCTGATGGTGATTCTGCCAATCTTGTCAGAAATATTTATAAAACTGCGAAAAATAATCTTTTCGAATTCGTGATTGAAAACTCGCCCCGTTTAAATTCTAAAAGACATTTTCTTGAAAAGGATATAAAGTTTTGCCTT
- the xerD gene encoding site-specific tyrosine recombinase XerD: MWDFEINNYENFLRLERALSHNSISAYISDIKKFNSFLELSKKDKKPKEIELSDLEKFIEWLAKMGISARTQARIISSLKSFFKYLIFDEKIEKDPSSLLEAPKLGMKLPEVLAVEEIDELLATIDLSKPEGQRNKAIIETLYSCGLRVSELTNLKISNLFFKQSYIKVTGKGKKERFVPIGEIAKKEIILYIENYRNKLDIKKDSQNIVFLNRRGNKLTRVMIFTIIKQLAQKIGLEKAISPHTFRHSFATHLIEGGADLRAVQEMLGHESIITTEIYTHLDREYLRDAIISFHPRG; encoded by the coding sequence ATGTGGGATTTTGAAATAAATAATTATGAAAATTTTCTTAGGCTGGAAAGAGCCTTATCTCATAATTCCATAAGTGCATATATCAGTGATATCAAGAAATTTAATAGTTTTTTAGAATTATCAAAAAAGGATAAAAAACCCAAGGAGATAGAATTGTCAGATCTTGAAAAATTCATTGAATGGCTTGCTAAAATGGGAATTAGTGCAAGAACTCAAGCCAGAATAATTTCAAGCCTCAAGTCTTTTTTTAAATATTTAATTTTCGATGAAAAGATTGAAAAAGATCCAAGTAGTTTGTTAGAAGCACCAAAACTTGGGATGAAGCTACCTGAAGTTTTGGCTGTGGAAGAAATTGATGAACTACTTGCTACTATAGATTTAAGCAAACCGGAAGGTCAGCGAAACAAAGCAATAATTGAAACTTTATATAGCTGTGGCCTAAGAGTTTCGGAACTGACCAACTTAAAAATTTCGAATTTATTTTTCAAACAATCCTACATAAAAGTTACAGGAAAAGGAAAAAAGGAACGCTTCGTCCCAATTGGAGAGATTGCAAAAAAGGAAATTATTTTGTACATAGAAAATTATAGAAATAAACTTGATATTAAAAAAGACAGCCAGAATATCGTTTTTCTGAATAGGAGAGGAAACAAGCTAACAAGAGTGATGATTTTTACCATAATCAAACAATTGGCACAGAAAATTGGTCTTGAAAAAGCAATCAGTCCGCACACTTTCAGGCATTCGTTTGCAACCCATTTGATTGAAGGAGGTGCCGATTTGCGGGCAGTGCAAGAAATGCTTGGGCACGAATCAATAATTACAACAGAAATTTATACACATCTTGACCGTGAATATCTTAGAGATGCAATTATTAGTTTTCATCCTCGTGGGTGA
- the mutS gene encoding DNA mismatch repair protein MutS, whose protein sequence is MKQYNNIKAKHPDAILLFRVGDFYETFSEDAIKAADILGITLTKRANGAAQFVELAGFPHHALDTYLPKLVRAGQRVAICEQLEDPKLTKNIVKRGVTELVTPGVSLNENVLEHKENNFLACVYLDKNYGGISLLDLSTGEFLLTDGSFEYIDKLLSSFKPKEIIFDRQKRKDFTQLFGNKYYTYPLDEWVFNFDSANERLNKHFSTKSLKGFGVQNLKYGIIAAGAILHYLDLTEHRENQQITTLSRIEVDRFVWLDKFTIRNLELFDSLNDDAKTLIDIVDKTISPMGARMLKRWISMPLKDIQPISERLNVVEYFNENETLKLSVEEQIRQIGDIERIISKVAVNRISPREVLQLKFALSAIEPIKKACQNSSDSTLQKIGEQLNPCISIRERIEKELSNDPPNLISKGNIIKTNVLEELDNLREISGSSKNFILKIQNREIEKTGISSLKISFNNVFGYYIEVKNTHKDKVPPEWIRKQTLVNAERYITEELKDYETKILTAEEKIHEIEIRLFNDLVLGISDFIVPIQLNANLIAIIDCLLSFSTISKNNNYFRPEINDSVEIFIKQGRHPVIEKQLPIDEEYIPNDIFINNNDQQVVIITGPNMAGKSALLRQTALIVLMAQIGSFVPAVETKVGIVDKIFTRVGASDNISLGESTFMVEMNEAASILNNLSNRSLILFDELGRGTSTYDGISIAWAIVEYIHEHPKVKAKTLFATHYHELNEMEKSFSRIKNYNVAIKELDKNIIFLRKLKRGGSEHSFGIHVAKMAGMPKSIVKRANEILGQLEGNQKEQNLSKPTEEISKNREGYQLSFFQLDDPILEQIRDEIQKVDINNLTPIEALNMLNEVKKLIGKEEKKKRRRT, encoded by the coding sequence ATGAAACAATATAACAATATCAAGGCAAAACACCCTGATGCAATATTGTTGTTCAGAGTTGGCGATTTCTACGAAACATTTTCGGAAGATGCAATTAAAGCTGCTGATATTTTGGGAATTACCCTAACAAAACGGGCAAATGGTGCAGCTCAATTTGTAGAACTTGCCGGATTTCCTCATCATGCTTTAGACACATATTTGCCGAAACTTGTGAGAGCCGGACAAAGAGTGGCAATTTGCGAGCAGCTTGAAGATCCAAAACTTACAAAAAATATTGTAAAACGAGGTGTTACAGAATTAGTTACGCCCGGAGTTTCTCTCAACGAAAATGTGTTGGAGCACAAAGAAAACAATTTTTTAGCCTGTGTTTATCTCGACAAAAACTATGGTGGAATTTCTCTTTTAGACTTATCGACCGGTGAATTTTTACTTACTGATGGCAGTTTCGAATATATTGATAAACTTTTGAGTAGTTTCAAACCTAAAGAAATTATTTTTGACAGACAAAAAAGAAAAGACTTTACTCAACTATTTGGAAATAAATATTATACTTATCCGCTTGATGAATGGGTTTTTAATTTTGACTCGGCAAATGAGAGATTGAATAAACACTTTAGTACCAAATCATTAAAAGGTTTTGGTGTTCAGAATTTAAAATATGGAATAATTGCAGCAGGTGCTATTCTGCATTATCTTGATTTGACAGAACACAGAGAAAATCAACAAATTACCACTCTTTCAAGAATAGAAGTAGATCGTTTCGTATGGCTCGATAAATTTACAATCAGAAATCTTGAGCTTTTCGATTCCTTGAATGATGATGCAAAAACCTTGATAGACATTGTGGATAAGACAATTTCACCAATGGGAGCACGAATGTTGAAACGTTGGATTTCAATGCCTCTGAAAGATATTCAACCAATTAGTGAAAGGCTAAATGTTGTTGAATATTTTAATGAAAATGAAACTTTAAAACTTTCTGTAGAAGAACAAATTCGTCAGATAGGAGATATTGAGCGAATTATATCGAAAGTGGCAGTAAATCGGATTTCTCCGAGAGAAGTTTTGCAACTTAAATTTGCACTTTCGGCAATTGAACCAATAAAAAAAGCTTGTCAAAATTCTTCAGATTCTACTTTACAAAAAATTGGCGAACAACTAAATCCATGTATTTCAATAAGAGAACGTATCGAAAAAGAACTTAGCAACGATCCACCCAATCTTATCAGCAAAGGAAATATTATTAAAACTAATGTTTTGGAAGAATTGGATAATTTGAGAGAAATTTCTGGCTCAAGCAAAAATTTTATTCTTAAAATTCAAAATCGTGAAATCGAAAAAACTGGTATTAGCTCACTAAAAATTAGTTTTAATAATGTATTCGGATATTATATAGAAGTAAAAAACACACATAAAGATAAAGTGCCACCTGAATGGATTCGTAAACAAACTTTAGTTAATGCCGAAAGGTATATCACCGAAGAATTGAAAGATTATGAAACAAAAATCCTTACTGCTGAAGAAAAAATTCATGAAATTGAAATTCGTCTTTTCAACGACCTTGTTCTAGGCATTAGCGATTTTATTGTCCCAATTCAGCTTAATGCAAATCTGATTGCAATAATTGATTGCCTTTTATCGTTTTCTACTATCTCAAAAAACAACAATTATTTCAGACCGGAAATTAATGATTCAGTCGAAATTTTCATAAAACAAGGCAGACATCCTGTAATAGAAAAGCAACTACCGATTGACGAAGAGTATATCCCAAACGATATTTTCATAAATAACAACGACCAACAAGTTGTAATAATTACAGGTCCGAATATGGCAGGAAAATCTGCACTTCTTAGGCAGACTGCCCTGATAGTTTTGATGGCTCAAATAGGAAGTTTTGTTCCAGCTGTTGAGACAAAAGTTGGGATAGTCGATAAAATTTTCACAAGAGTGGGTGCCTCAGATAATATTTCGCTTGGCGAATCAACTTTTATGGTTGAAATGAATGAAGCTGCAAGCATCCTAAACAATTTGTCCAACAGAAGCCTTATTTTGTTCGATGAGCTCGGAAGAGGGACAAGCACCTACGATGGAATTTCTATAGCATGGGCAATTGTAGAATACATTCATGAACACCCAAAAGTGAAAGCAAAAACTTTGTTTGCTACACATTATCATGAACTTAACGAAATGGAGAAGTCGTTTTCGCGAATAAAAAACTATAATGTAGCCATCAAAGAATTAGATAAAAATATCATTTTTCTGAGAAAATTGAAGCGTGGAGGTAGCGAACACAGTTTTGGAATTCACGTTGCAAAAATGGCAGGAATGCCAAAAAGTATTGTTAAACGGGCAAACGAAATTTTAGGACAATTAGAAGGAAATCAAAAAGAGCAAAATCTAAGCAAACCAACCGAAGAAATTTCTAAAAATAGGGAAGGCTATCAACTAAGTTTTTTTCAATTAGACGATCCGATTCTTGAACAAATTAGAGACGAAATTCAAAAAGTTGATATAAACAACCTAACGCCTATTGAAGCTTTAAATATGCTCAATGAAGTAAAAAAACTGATTGGAAAAGAAGAGAAGAAAAAAAGAAGGAGGACTTAA
- a CDS encoding RND transporter, whose translation MKTKYWIFIAVIIVAIIAMSIFSSSGTEGIEIIKTKVSYGEFEVVVMTTGELKAENSEKIRGPSRLRNNGIYNVQITDLIPEGTVVDSGDYVATLDRTEGTNRLNNLNDEIQKIEAQYIKTQLDTTLQLRNARDELINMNYSLEERQIELEQSKYETPATIRQAKISLDKAERAYSQAKKNYEIKKKQADANMVEVSATKSKKQRELDNLLKILDEFEIKAPKSGMVIYRKEWGGAKRKVGSKISAWDPVVATLPDLSAMISKTYVNEIDISKIEIDQAVEIGVDAFPEKKYTGIIFDKANIGEQLPNSDSKVFEILIRVNEYDSILRPAMTTNNAILTAKFEDVLYIPLEAVHTNDSLSFVIKENGFSPTKQIVELGEFNENEIIVNKGIAKDEVILLSTPENVEELQFEGLEIFEEIKKKEALKKKLNEERQKERKDSLKKKKKVPLDLEQKISITIN comes from the coding sequence ATGAAAACTAAATATTGGATTTTTATCGCTGTGATAATAGTTGCTATTATTGCAATGTCAATTTTCAGTTCATCGGGAACCGAAGGAATTGAAATAATTAAAACAAAGGTTTCGTATGGCGAGTTCGAGGTTGTTGTGATGACAACAGGAGAATTAAAAGCCGAAAACTCCGAAAAAATCAGAGGACCTTCCCGATTGAGAAATAATGGAATTTATAATGTTCAAATAACAGATTTAATTCCTGAAGGAACTGTAGTCGATTCGGGCGATTATGTTGCTACTTTAGATCGAACTGAAGGAACTAATCGATTGAATAATTTGAACGATGAAATTCAAAAAATTGAAGCACAGTATATTAAAACTCAATTAGATACGACTCTACAATTGCGAAATGCGCGCGATGAATTGATAAATATGAATTATTCTCTCGAAGAACGACAAATAGAATTGGAGCAATCTAAATATGAAACACCGGCAACAATTCGTCAGGCAAAAATCAGCTTAGATAAAGCCGAACGAGCATATTCTCAGGCGAAAAAAAACTACGAAATAAAAAAGAAACAAGCTGATGCAAATATGGTTGAAGTCTCGGCAACAAAATCGAAAAAACAAAGAGAATTAGACAATTTATTAAAAATCCTGGACGAATTTGAAATAAAAGCACCCAAATCAGGCATGGTAATTTATAGAAAAGAATGGGGCGGGGCAAAACGTAAAGTTGGCTCAAAAATCAGTGCCTGGGATCCTGTTGTTGCTACGCTTCCCGACCTTTCTGCCATGATATCTAAAACATATGTGAATGAAATTGATATTAGCAAAATTGAAATTGATCAGGCAGTTGAAATTGGCGTGGATGCTTTTCCCGAAAAAAAATATACAGGAATAATTTTCGATAAAGCAAATATTGGTGAACAACTTCCAAATTCTGACTCAAAAGTTTTTGAGATTCTCATCAGAGTCAATGAATATGACTCAATATTACGGCCTGCAATGACCACCAACAATGCAATACTCACAGCCAAATTTGAGGATGTTTTGTATATTCCTCTCGAAGCTGTTCACACAAACGATAGTTTAAGTTTTGTAATTAAAGAAAATGGTTTTAGTCCGACAAAACAAATTGTTGAATTAGGGGAATTTAATGAAAATGAAATTATTGTAAATAAAGGAATTGCCAAAGATGAGGTGATACTTTTATCGACACCTGAAAATGTAGAAGAATTACAATTCGAAGGTTTGGAAATTTTTGAAGAAATTAAAAAAAAGGAGGCCCTTAAAAAGAAGTTAAACGAAGAAAGACAAAAAGAAAGGAAGGACTCATTGAAAAAAAAGAAAAAAGTTCCGTTAGATTTAGAACAGAAAATTAGTATAACAATAAATTGA